The Halosimplex litoreum genome has a window encoding:
- a CDS encoding hydroxymethylglutaryl-CoA reductase, degradative, with protein sequence MNSRIPEFYVRDRSDRLATVADRCGLDDDAVDALDADDEVAETVDGLSENVVGSVSYPLSVATNFVVDGEDVLVPMAVEESSVVAAASKGALLARSTGGFTTDTDGPYMIGQVQVANVADPTAARQRVLDRADEIAAVADDQGVLVSHGGGCEDVTARVVDTPAGEMVVVHLLVDVCDAMGANAVNTMCEAVAPVVADATGGRVSLRVLSNLADCRLARARCRVEHDALVDRGDGLDGETSLDGETVRDRIVEAWAFAAGDPYRAATHNKGIMNAVDALAVATCNDWRALEAGAHAYAARDGYGPLTTYEVGADGDLVCSIELPVQVGTVGGATAVHPAGRAAMDVLDVEGADEFAGVVAALGLAENLASLRALVDEGIQAGHMKLHAENVARQAGAPAELVEAVAARMVAEEAVRESRARELVEELG encoded by the coding sequence ATGAACTCGCGAATCCCCGAATTCTACGTGCGCGATCGCTCCGATCGCCTCGCGACCGTCGCGGACCGCTGTGGGCTCGACGACGACGCGGTCGATGCGCTCGATGCCGACGACGAGGTGGCCGAGACGGTCGACGGACTGAGCGAGAACGTCGTCGGGAGCGTCTCCTATCCGCTGAGCGTCGCGACGAACTTCGTCGTCGACGGCGAAGACGTCCTCGTTCCGATGGCCGTCGAGGAGTCGAGCGTGGTCGCCGCCGCCTCGAAGGGCGCGCTGCTGGCTCGCTCGACCGGCGGTTTCACCACGGACACCGACGGACCGTACATGATCGGGCAGGTCCAGGTCGCGAACGTGGCCGACCCCACCGCGGCGCGCCAGCGCGTCCTCGACCGCGCCGACGAGATCGCGGCCGTCGCCGACGACCAGGGCGTCCTCGTGAGCCACGGGGGCGGCTGCGAGGACGTGACCGCGCGCGTGGTCGACACGCCCGCCGGCGAGATGGTCGTCGTCCACCTGCTCGTGGACGTGTGCGACGCGATGGGGGCCAACGCGGTGAACACGATGTGCGAGGCCGTCGCGCCCGTCGTCGCGGACGCGACCGGTGGCCGCGTCTCGCTACGGGTCCTGTCGAACCTGGCCGACTGCCGGCTGGCGCGCGCGCGGTGTCGCGTCGAGCACGACGCGCTCGTCGACCGCGGAGACGGCCTCGATGGAGAGACGAGCCTCGACGGCGAGACCGTCCGGGACCGGATCGTCGAGGCGTGGGCGTTCGCCGCGGGCGACCCCTACCGGGCCGCGACCCACAACAAGGGGATCATGAACGCCGTCGACGCGCTGGCGGTCGCGACGTGCAACGACTGGCGCGCGCTCGAAGCGGGTGCGCACGCGTACGCCGCGAGAGACGGGTACGGGCCGCTCACGACCTACGAGGTCGGCGCGGACGGCGATCTGGTCTGCAGCATCGAACTCCCGGTCCAGGTCGGGACGGTCGGCGGTGCGACCGCGGTCCACCCTGCCGGCCGCGCGGCGATGGACGTGCTCGACGTCGAGGGGGCCGACGAGTTCGCGGGCGTCGTCGCGGCGCTCGGCCTTGCGGAGAACCTGGCGAGCCTGCGTGCGCTCGTCGACGAGGGTATCCAGGCCGGGCACATGAAACTTCACGCCGAGAACGTCGCCCGGCAGGCCGGCGCTCCGGCCGAACTCGTCGAGGCGGTCGCGGCGCGGATGGTCGCCGAAGAGGCAGTCCGGGAGAGTCGTGCCCGCGAACTGGTCGAAGAGCTGGGATGA
- a CDS encoding homoserine dehydrogenase has product MRLAVLGAGAVGASVAELAADYGHTVTALADSSSAAVDPEGIDVTAALDSKRTDGAVGGDDPDAALDGAYDVLVEATPTTLGDAQPGFGHVRTALERDRHVVLANKGPVAERYAEVRELEDQSDGQVLFEATVGGAMPVLSTIADFDSDHITAARGVLNGTANFILTRMAAEGLDYEHVLAEAQDLGVAEADPAFDVEGTDAALKCVIVANVLAGNGREYTLDDAEVQGIEDIPGSALDLATEDGRTVRLIGEVTPAGEVRVGPRLVPENGTLAVTGTENIVQLETEHAGQLNISGRGAGGPETASAVLADVGRLPGR; this is encoded by the coding sequence GTGAGACTCGCGGTACTGGGCGCCGGCGCCGTCGGCGCTTCCGTCGCGGAGCTGGCCGCCGACTACGGCCACACCGTCACCGCGCTCGCCGACTCCTCGTCGGCCGCGGTCGACCCCGAGGGGATCGACGTGACCGCAGCCCTCGACTCGAAACGGACCGACGGCGCCGTTGGCGGCGACGATCCCGACGCCGCACTGGACGGCGCGTACGACGTCCTCGTCGAGGCGACGCCGACGACGCTCGGCGACGCCCAGCCAGGCTTCGGTCACGTCCGGACCGCGCTCGAACGCGACCGCCACGTCGTCCTCGCCAACAAGGGACCGGTCGCCGAGCGCTACGCCGAGGTGCGCGAACTGGAGGACCAGAGCGACGGGCAGGTGCTGTTTGAGGCGACAGTCGGCGGCGCGATGCCGGTCCTCTCGACGATCGCCGACTTCGACTCCGACCACATCACGGCCGCCCGCGGGGTCCTCAACGGGACGGCGAACTTCATCCTCACCCGGATGGCCGCCGAGGGGCTCGACTACGAGCACGTCCTCGCGGAGGCCCAGGACCTGGGCGTCGCCGAGGCCGACCCGGCCTTCGACGTGGAGGGAACCGACGCCGCGCTGAAGTGCGTCATCGTCGCGAACGTCCTCGCGGGCAACGGCCGCGAGTACACGCTCGACGACGCCGAGGTCCAGGGCATCGAGGACATCCCCGGGAGCGCCCTCGACCTGGCGACCGAGGACGGCCGCACCGTCCGGCTCATCGGCGAAGTCACCCCCGCCGGCGAGGTGCGCGTCGGCCCGCGCCTCGTCCCCGAAAACGGCACCCTCGCCGTGACGGGCACCGAGAACATCGTCCAGCTGGAGACCGAGCACGCCGGCCAGCTCAACATCTCCGGGCGCGGCGCGGGCGGTCCCGAAACCGCGAGTGCGGTGCTGGCCGACGTGGGTCGGCTGCCGGGGCGATAG